From the Oxalobacter vibrioformis genome, the window TCACACAAAGCTGGTTTTTGTCGCAGACACTGTGGTGCCAAGCGGGCGTCCTGCGGCCATGATTGAACTGGTGAGCCTGCCTTCCGGTTCAAAAGACGATGTCTATCTCCGTATGAAGATGCTGTATGTGTATGAAAAGGGACGGATGGTGGTGCTTACCTGCACTGCAGGTAGCGTGATGGAGAAAAAGGCAGGAGTGGATGTGCTCATGGAGAACATGATGACCCCTGTGTGCCAGCCGTATTTTGACAGCCTGCGGTTTGTGGATATTACGCCATAAATGATGAAAAAGCGCAGGAGCAGATAGAGGAACAGGTGGAAAAAAGATGCGGATGAAAGTTTTTTTAGTGCGCGCATTGTTGCTGGCAGGTGGTTTGATGTCGTCAGTGGTTTTTGCGCAGGAGCCGGTGACGTGGCTGGATACAACAGGTAATCCCCTGGCGAAGGGATTGCAGATGCGGATGAGTTATCCCCTGCGCGGGCAGCCATCGGATAGCCGTGACAAAGACGAGATACTGAGCCTGAATTTTCCAGGGAAGGAGGTGCTGGAGAGCCTGGAGATGAAGGTATATCTGATGGATAGCCGCGGCATGGGCGATATCTTTCCGGTCAAGGGGGCAAAGGACAGGAAAACCCGGCATGCCTATATCAAAAAGATATGGGGGGATGCGCATCAAAAAAACCTGTCTTCCATACAGGATCGTTTTGTTGACGGGCAGCCTGCCATCCAGTTTGATGAGTCCTTCTCTACCGGTGGGGATCGTCCGGTTTATCTCGTGCGCAGGGTGCTGCGTATTATTTACCAGGACAGGCTGGTTGACCTGGCATACAGCGTGGGAGGCCGGGCGGAAAACAGGAATCTTGTTGATGCGGTTTTTGCACAGGCAGAAGGGGGCCTTTTCGGGCAGAGTGTCGGCAGTATCCGTATTGCTGGCATCGAGTCTTCTGTTGCGCCCGTCATGACAGGGTTTGATTCGACGGGGCACCCCCAGGCAAAGGGGGTGGAAGTCAAACTGGTTTATCCGGAAAGCTGGCAGCTTTCACTGAAAGGCACGAAGAACACGGTCCTGTTTGCATCCATGCACCGGGGGGCTGTCACCGAAAAGCTGAATCTGGCTGTGTATGCAGCGCCGCCGGATGAGACAAAGGCGCTTTTTGATATCAAGGGATCGCCTGCTAAAAAGGTGAGGCAGCAAAAATGGCAAAAAATGCTGGAGTCTCCGGAGAAAAGGATCAGTCTTATTGACGATGTGACAGTCGATGGCCTGCCAGCCGTTCTCATGGAAAAGGTACCCGTCGAGGGAGGAAAGGCCATGGGGAGGGTGACGAAAAGCCGTGAAATGTTTATTCATCATCCGAAAGGGCTTGTTGCCGTAACCTGTGCGGTAACAGCGAATAATGGCAATCGCAAGGAACTGGAAAAGGCGTTTTCCGTTATGGAAAAGGGGGTGTGCCGCCCTGTTTTTGACAGCCTCGTTTTTGCCGACAAGCCACCGCCGGAAGCATCGGGCGCCGCACAGCCGAATGCAGAAACCATGACGCTTTTTGATACGGCAGGGCATCCTGTTGCGGGTATGGCACACTTGCAGGTTCGTTATCCAAAAAGCTGGCAATCGCATCCTCCTCACGAAAAGGATGGCCTTCTGGAACTGACAAGACGGCAGGATAATGTGCTGGAGATGATGGAACTGAAGATGGCTGATCTGAGCCAGGAGGATGCGGCTTCGATATTCGGCATGGAAGGCGGCTTAAGCCAGAAGACACGACTGGAAGTCGCCCGGAAATATATGAAGGATATGCGGGATATCCGGGTGGTTTCACTTAAGGATGTCACGGTGGATGGGCAGCCTGCCACTGTATGGGATTTTGAAAAAGTGCATGCCACCGGCAAGGTCACGCTTTTCGTAAGGGCAAAAGTGCTTATGGTTTATTACGGGGAAAAGCTGGTTTTTCTTAATTATATGGTGGGATCAAAGCCGGAAAACCGGGCTGCCGTTTTAAAGCAGTTTGCACAAGGGGAACGCAGTATTGTTCCTGCCTGTTTTGGCAGTCTGCGTTTTTTGAATAAAGCCGAAATGGCAAAGCAGGTAAAAGAGAAAAACCGAAAGGCGCCGGTTGTTTCGAATGCGTTTTCCCTGGTTGACGCGACAGGAAATCCACAGGCGAAAAACGCCAGGATCAGGCTGCTTATGCCTGCCGGGTGGGAAAGCAACCCCTCCCCGGCCCAGGATACGGTAGAAGAACGCGCCTCGCCTGACGGATTGCTGGTCAAGGGGATTACATTGAATGTGTACAAAATGGATGATGCCGCCAACCGCTCCATTTTTGCACTGAAAGGCGCTTTGCCGGAAAAAGAGCGGCGCGCCCACTTGCGCAAGCTGTACCAGCCGGGGCTGACATTGCTGGGATTTGATGCACAGGATACGGTTTTCAAGGGGCGGCCTGCCGTTTTGTCTGATCTGGCTGTATCGAGAAGTGCGGGCGGAATGCAGATGTATATGAAATCGCGCGTACTGGAAGTGTATGACGGTGAGCGCCGGATTACTGTACTGTGCTCCACGGTTGGCCCTGAGGAGATGAAAAAGGAGGTGGACGCGCTGCAGGTGGAGAATCTGGAAAAAAACTGCAATCCCATGTTTGAAAGCCTGGAATTTGTGGAGTAAGCCAGGCGCGGGCCTGCGTAAAAACGGGAGGAAGGAATGAGGCGGTTCTGGATATCAGTGGTTTTTGCCATTGGCAGCCTGTGGGCAGGAATGGTGCAGGCAGACGTGACGATGGCCATACCGAATGTGACGGGTGACCCGGCGGCGGATATCCGGTTTCGTGTGGTTTATCCTGACGGATGGGAGCCTGTGCCGACTGCGGAAAAAGGCGTGGTGCTGGCGCTGGGCCGCGGGGATGCAAATCTTTCCGAAATGCTCATGCTGCGGGTGGAGAAAATGACAGAGGAAGAGGCTGCATGGGTTTTTGCCGAAAAGGGCGGTATGACGCCGGAAGCGCGTTTGTCGCTGGCGCAGCGGGTTATTGGTGTGGCGCGGGAGGTGAAAGTGCTTTCGCTGGAGGATATCCGGATAGCGGGGCAGCCTGCCGTGCTCATTACAATGGAAGAACAGGTGAAAAATGCGGCCGGCACGTTTTTTCACAAGGAGATGATTCAGGTGGTCTGGGCCTGGGGACGGAAAATTACCCAGAATTATCTGGTAACCGGCCAGGTGGAAAACCGGGTGGCCGTGGTGAAGCGCTTTGCCCGGGGAGAAAGGGATGATCCCGGAACATTCATGGGCAGCCTGCATTTTCTGAACAAGGCACGGATGGAAAAAGCAGCGCCATAAGCGCCAACGGCAGGGTGAAGAGATAACAGGAGTGACGATGAAGACTATTTTTCCCAGATTGCTGATGACGGCAGGGCTTTTTGTGCTGCCTGTTGCTGCGATGGCTGCTGGCATGTCTGTCTTTGATTCGACAGGACAGCCCAGGGCGAAAGGGGTTCGGGTGCAGGTGGCTTATCCGGCGGGGTTTGAAAGCCGCGAGGATGCGGAGGCCGATGAGGTGCGGAAATTCACGAGGAAAAGCGGGGAGCTGGAGGAGATACTGATCCTGCAAGTCTTTCCTGATGTGTCTGAAAAGCGGGTGAAGCAGGCCATGCCGATACCCAGCGCGCTTTCCCAAAAGGAGCGGCATAGCCTGTGGAGGAAGATGCTGACCGGGAAAAACAAATGACTGCGGGATATCCGGGATACGAAGGCCCACGGGCGGCCTGGGGTCTTTGTTGCCGGGACGGATATCACGAAAAAACGGGGAAAACCGTATTACTCACAGATAGAGGTGCTGACTGTGTATGATGGTAAAAACATGATCATGCTCTCCTGTACGGTAACGGGTCCTGAAGAAAGGAAAGCGGCTGTTGACAGGCAATATGCGAAAAGCAGCAAAACGGCTTGTCAGCCTTTTCTGAAGAGCCTGCGTTTTATGGAAAATACGGGAGTGAACGGGCCGGAGGTGATCGAGAGGATGGACGATGAAATACTTCAGATGGATGATGGCGGTCCTGGCCCTCTTTGCCGCAGGAGTATCCGCCGCTGACGGCAGGGTTTTTGATACGGCAGACAATCCGGAAGCGCTCGGGCTGCATTTGCAGGTGAGCTGCCCCGGAAAGTGGAAGGTGTTAAAGCCGAAGGGCAATGTGCTTTTTGCTGCGGGATATGGGAAAGATAATGTGGCACAGGTGCTGGAACTGCAGGTAAATCCCATCACGCGGCAGGAGGCAGGGGCGCTTTTTGCGTTGAGACCGGGAGCGGACAGGAAAACGCGTGAAAGAGTGGTTGCGAGCTGTTTCAGGAAGCGCGCCGGGATGAAGTTGCTGTCATTTGACGATATGGTGGCGGGTGGATACCCTGCCGTTGTGGTGAATCTGGAACGGCCGGATGAGAAGGGGCCTCAGCCGATTTTCATGCGTGTCCAAAAGCAGATGGTTTATGCAGACGGGAAAATGGTATTGCTGAATTATATGGTCATGGCCCGCCCGGAAGACCGGGAGAAGGTGCTAAGGTATCAAAAAGAGGGTGAAGCGGGGGATGCCGGGATGTTTTTTGAGAGCCTGGTGTTCAAGGAGAGTACGCCGCAAAAGCGGCAGGAGGGTGGGAGAAAATGATGATGAAACGGCTGGCGGGGATGCTGCTGGTGATGGCGGGACTGTTTTTTTCAGGGTTGGCAGCAGCTGACGGGACGGTTTTTGATACAGCGGGCCATGAGAAGGTATCGGGTATTCGTATTCTGGTGACTTCTCCGAAAGGGTTTGGCGCACATGAGCACATGGATGGCTATGTGGTGCAGGAGTTTACCCGTAAAAGCGGGGAGTTGGAGGAAAACCTGATGCTGCAGCTTGTTGACCTGGATGAGGAGGATGCGAAGGCCGGTTTTGCCCTGCCAGGCTCACCACCGGCAGAAGAAAGGCAGCAGTACTGGAGAAGACCGATGGCGTTTTTGCCGACTGCGACAGTACAGGAGATAAGCGATGTGACGGCAGATGGCCGACCGGCTGTTTTTATGGCAGTTACGATGCGCCCTTCCGCTGAGGATGAGATGCGCTATGTGAGAATACAGACGCTGAATATTTATGATAATGGCAGGGGAGTGATACTCACCTGTAGCGTGAGTGGCCCGCCGTCAGAAAAGGCCGCAGTGGACAAGCTGTATGCGACCAGTGCAAATATGGCCTGCAAATCTTTTTTTGACAGCGTGAAGCTGTTGCCGGAAAAGCGCAGAGGGGACTGATGCCAAAGGACATGAATAGATGAACAGGGAGGATGCGTGATGATGAGAATAATAAGGCCAATGGTGCTGGCTGCGGCAGCTGTACTGCTGGCATCGTGCGCCACGACAGCGACTGACGGCTATGCAGTGTACGATACGGTTGACGAACCAAAGGCGCTGGGGATGCGGGTGCAGGTTTCGTATCCGGCTGACTGGACGATGGAGGAGGATCAGGCGCGTTCGACGATCATCCGGACTTTCCGCCATGAAGCGGATGGCTACAATACGCATCTGCTGTTGCAGGCGATGGCGCTGGGCGAGGATGCCGGGATTCTTTTCGGGGATGAGGCGGGGTTTGACAATTCTCCCCGGCGGGCAAAATGGATACATGTGCTGGGCAGTGTCTCGGGAACACAGGTGGGTGGCCTGAAGGCGTTAACGCATGCAGGAAGGCCTGCTGTCATGGTTGACCTGAAGGTGAACCGTACGGGCGCACAGTCAGAGACGTATCTGGCCAGCCGTATGCTGATGGTGCAGGACAAGGGCAATATGCTGATACTGACCTGCGGTGTCAGTGCGTCAGCGTCTGAACAGGAAAAGGTTGATTCGCTTCAGAGAATCCATGAGGATGGCCTGTGCCGCCATTATTTTGACAGCCTGAAATTCATGGAATGATCTTTTTTTCTTATCGGAAAACCGCGCTCGGGTGGTGAAGTGAACGCTTAATATTGGACATTTCCTGCGGTTATTGAAATGGCCTGAGTACGGTATTGCCTAGATAGTGTCTACATGAGATATAAGGCATAAAAAACCCTCTGTTTGCCAGATGGCAGATGTTATGAAGCGATGATCATTATAGGAAGACCACCCTTTAACAGGAGATTCCATGAGACCAGCGTACAGACGTCACGACATATCCGACCAGGCCTGGGCTTTACTTGAGCCCCACCTTCCAGGACAGCCTGGTCAATGGGGCAGGATAGCCAAAGATAACCGCACCTTCATTAATGCTGTATTCTGGATATTACGCACAGGCGCCCCCTGGCGTGATCTTTTGCCGGAGTACGGAAAATGGGGAAGCGTTCACCAGCGCTTCATCCGCTGGCGCGACAAGGGCATATGGGAGCGCCTGCTGGAAATCCTGATAGATGAGCCTGATTTTGAATGGCTTTTGATAGATGCAAGTCACATCAAGATTCACCCCCATGCTGCTGGTGCAAGAGGAGGCAACCAGGGCATGGGGCGCACAAAAGGGGGCTCAACTCAAAAATACATCTGGCCGTGGATGCGAATGGTATGCCGGTCAGATGTCTTGTCACATCGGGTACCGTTGCAGATTGTACGCAGGCTTCACGGTTAATGGATGGGATATCCCCTCGCCATCTGGTGGCGGATCGGGGTTATGATTCAAACGCCATTCTTGACCATGCAAAATCCCGCAACATCATACCGGTCATACCCCCAAAAAGGAATCGCAAGGTGCAAACAGACTATGATCGGCAGATTTATCAGAAGCGTCACCTGGTGGAAAATGTCTTTCTTTATCTCAAACGCTGGCGGGGTATTGCCACAAGATACGCAAAAAATCTCGCGACATTTGCCGCCGCTGTGCAGGTGCGCTGTATCTCTCTTTGGCTGAATGCATTAACCACACTCAAGTAGACGCTATCTAGGGCTCAGGCCGTTTAAATTCAGTTTTATCCGTTCATTGTTGTAGTCGAAGATATCCGATCTGGCCTGCGCGCAAGATCTGTAAACACGCCTGTTAACCCGTTCCCGTTTCAGCGGGCCAAAGAAGCGCTCCGCTGCGGCATTGTCTGCACAACTGCCAACGGCGCTCATGCTGCAAATGAGATTGTGTTGCTTTAAAAAATGCTGATATTCATCGCTGGTGGCGCAAGGCTTTCCAGATACGCGGACTTCCCATGACCCCATCGCTTTGCTGATGCAAGGCTTTTATGTGTTTGCCAAGCCTCTGGTTGTCCTGCCGGCGTGCACTGGATACTCGCGATTTCCACGCATAGTAATCGCCTGGCGAAATATTCAGGCAACGGCACATCAGCCGGATGGGATAGTGACGGCGGCAGTGTTCTATCGTCTTGTCTTTCACTTCGATTCTTTCGCGAAGAAGACTGCCGCGTCCTTTAAAAAATCACGCTCCTTTTTGACCTGGGCAAGCTCTTTTCGCAATCGCGCCAATTTTTCATCACGCGGATTCCCAGATTGCCAGCAACCTGCCGAATCGACTGACCGCTGCTTATAACCAGTTGAACCGCTTCATGTTTGTACTCCGATGTGTATTTGCGTCTTGTTTGCATGACACTCCTCCTGCCTTATTATCGGCTCTTTTTCAAAGTGTCCATCATGCAGGGGGAAAACCCTACCCATCGTGCGCCGCACTGCGTTTGGCACACGCTACACATTCCGGCAGAGAAAGAGTAGCCACCTGTATCCTGTGCATTAGCCTTAGCATGAGAAGATACCCTGCTAATATCTGTATCACTATTAGCAGGCAAGTGCGTTACGGCGAAGCCGATGAGGTGATGAGTGGCTGGAGCAGGAGCGGTTCTGTTTGAGCCCCGAAGGGGCGAGTTAAGCGCGACGCCCCTGCCGCGAAGCGCCGAATCAGGAATCCCCCGCATAGCGGGGGACGAGAAGTCCGCACAGCACTTTTTGCGTTTTTTTGCTGCCGGGCCAGTGGGGTAAGAACGAGCGCAGCGAGGACAAAAAGATCGTTGCCGTGGGTCAATCACCCACTTTATGAGATGAAATCGAGAGGAAATCTGATCGTAGGGTACCCGACACACGACGGGTACTGTCATGAAGAGAATTAACTGCAACGGTTAGGGTATGATAGCGGCTGTATTCGGCAAAACAGGAAAACGGAAAATGAAGGTAAAAGCACAGGCTCATCACAGTGTTCTGATAAAGGCAGGCGTGCTTTTTCTGGGATTGGTGTTTTCAGGCCCGGCGGTGATGGCGGCCAGTCCGACTGCTGCCCAGGAACAAAGTTATGACCGGGAGCAGTACGTTCGCTCATTCAATTCCTTGCAGCGCGCAGCGGCCAGAGGTGATGCGAGTGCCCAGGTTGGGCTGGCGATGATGTACCGTATGGGCAGGGGTGTCCAGAAAGATCCGGAAAAGGCGCTGGCCTGGTACCGGCGGGCTGCCGAGCAGGGGTATGCGCCGGCCCAGTACAACCTGGGGGTGATGTATGCCAAGGGTGAGGGCGTCAAAAAGGATGAAGCGCGGGCCGCTATCTGGTATAAAAAAGCGGCCGGGCAGAAAGACCCGATGGCGCAATACAATCTGGGCATGATGTATGCCGAGGGGCGCGGTGTGACACGCAATTTGCAGCAGGCACTGGCCTGGCTGATCAATTCCGCCGAGAATGGGGACCCGCAGGGGCAATTTGCCCTGGGCGTGATGTATACCCGCGGTGAGGCTGTTGAGAAAAATGACCAGAAGGCGTTTTCCTGGTATGAGAAGTCCGCCGCGCAGAATTATCCGGAAGGGCTGTTGGCTGCCGGGCTGTCTTACGGGCTGGGCAGGGGTGTCGCACAGGATGTGGACCAGAGCGTGAAGCTGATCAGCCGTGCTGCAGCCCTGGGCAATGCCGAGGCACAGTTCCAGACCGGGATGATGTTCGAGACAGGATACGCTGGCTTGAAAGATATCCAGCAGGCGATTGCCTGGTATGAGCGGGCAGCACAAAGCGATAGTGTAAAGGCCATGCTGCGGCTGGGCGCGCTGTATGGCGACGGGATCGGGGTGGCTGCTGATCCGCAGGCATCCCGCAGCTGGTATGAAAAAGCCGCTGCAAAAGGGTCTGAAGAGGCGAAGGCAAAGCTGGCGGCCCAGCCATGATGCTACCGCTCTGGTAGCGGAATAGCCCTGCTGATATATCACAATCAATCATTTGATATATCAGATGTATAATACAGCTTTAAGAACATGATGCACGATTTTCCATGGGAACCAATAATCCAACTCACAAAGCAACCTCAGCCGGGGCAGGAATAACACGTACCGCGCATGGCATGGTGCTTCCCGTGCTGGTGGCGGTGACGATGGGGCATCTCATCAATGACCTGATCCAGGCTGTGCTGCCCGCAATTTATCCGATGCTCAAGGTAAACTATCATTTGAGTTTTTTTGAGATCGGTATTATTACGCTGGTTTACCAGGTATCGGCTTCGCTTTTGCAGCCTCTGATCGGCTGGTATTCTGACAGGCGCCCGCAGCCATGGCTGTTGCCTGCAGGCATGGTGTCCATTCTGGCTGGTGTTGTCCTGTTGGCTTATGCGCAGACTTTTCCGCTGATCCTGGTGGCATCGACCCTGATCGGCATCGGCTCATCCACTTTTCATCCGGAAGGTTCACGCGTGGCGCTGATGTCGTCCCCCGGGCGCTTCGGGCTGGCCCAATCGACTTTCCAGGTGGGAGGCAATGCGGGGAGCGCACTAGGACCGCTTTTGGCTGCTGCTGTCGTGATTCCTTTCGGGCAGACGCATGTGGTGTGGTTTGCGCTGCCGGCGGTGGTTGCCATTGTCCTTTTGCATTATGTCAGCCGCTGGTATAGCCAGCAGAGCGGGCTTTTCTGGAAGCGCGGGGGGCAGGCGTTGACACCTGTGCATTCCAGACAACAGATTCTTCTGGCGCTGGGCGTACTGGGCATGCTGGTTTTTTCCAAGTATGTTTACATGGCCAGCCTGCATAATTTCCTGACGTTTTACATGATGGAGCGCTTCCAGGTGTCGATAGGGGCATCACAGATTTATCTTTTCCTCTTCCTGGGCGCAGTGGCGGCAGGTACTTTCCTGGGCGGGCCGATTGGCGACCGTTTGGGGCGAAAGGCGGTGATCTGGTTTTCTATCCTTGGCGCGGCACCCTTTGCCCTGATTCTGCCTTATGCCGATCTTTTCTGGACGGCGGTGCTTACCGTAGTGACCGGTTTTATTCTCGCCTCGGCCTTTTCTGCCATCATTGTTTATGCGCAGGAGCTTATCCCGGGCAATCCGGGCCTGATCGCCGGCGGCTTTTTCGGACTGATGTTTGGCATTGGCGGTATTGCGGCGGTCTTTCTCGGCTGGATGGCTGACCTTGAAGGGATTGTCACCGTTTATCGGCTTTGTGCTTTCCTGCCACTTTTGGGCATCCTGACCATCTTTTTGCCTTCGCAGGAAAAATCCCGTCTCCCTGAGTGATCGCGGCCTGATGCTGCGATACAATAGGGCAGCCTGGCAACAGGCTGCCCTTTTTGCGTTGTTAAGTTCGGTTAATTCTTGTTAATTATTTATAAAATGCTGAAAAACGCGTTAATTATGCCTTTTTTCTTTTTTGTGTGTTCTGCGGGCGCGTGGGGGCAGGATAAAGCGGAAAAGACGATTGCTGATGTGAGACTGGAGGAAAAGGCCAGCGCAGGTGATGCAGATGCGATGTACCGGCTGGGCGTCAGGCTTGCCAGCGGGGAAGGAAGCATACCGGATGCGTTTGCAGCGGTGAGCTGGTACCAGAAAGCTGCGGTAAGGGGGCACGCTGCTGCACAGCATGCCCTCGCTCGAGCG encodes:
- a CDS encoding SEL1-like repeat protein, with the protein product MKVKAQAHHSVLIKAGVLFLGLVFSGPAVMAASPTAAQEQSYDREQYVRSFNSLQRAAARGDASAQVGLAMMYRMGRGVQKDPEKALAWYRRAAEQGYAPAQYNLGVMYAKGEGVKKDEARAAIWYKKAAGQKDPMAQYNLGMMYAEGRGVTRNLQQALAWLINSAENGDPQGQFALGVMYTRGEAVEKNDQKAFSWYEKSAAQNYPEGLLAAGLSYGLGRGVAQDVDQSVKLISRAAALGNAEAQFQTGMMFETGYAGLKDIQQAIAWYERAAQSDSVKAMLRLGALYGDGIGVAADPQASRSWYEKAAAKGSEEAKAKLAAQP
- a CDS encoding MFS transporter translates to MGTNNPTHKATSAGAGITRTAHGMVLPVLVAVTMGHLINDLIQAVLPAIYPMLKVNYHLSFFEIGIITLVYQVSASLLQPLIGWYSDRRPQPWLLPAGMVSILAGVVLLAYAQTFPLILVASTLIGIGSSTFHPEGSRVALMSSPGRFGLAQSTFQVGGNAGSALGPLLAAAVVIPFGQTHVVWFALPAVVAIVLLHYVSRWYSQQSGLFWKRGGQALTPVHSRQQILLALGVLGMLVFSKYVYMASLHNFLTFYMMERFQVSIGASQIYLFLFLGAVAAGTFLGGPIGDRLGRKAVIWFSILGAAPFALILPYADLFWTAVLTVVTGFILASAFSAIIVYAQELIPGNPGLIAGGFFGLMFGIGGIAAVFLGWMADLEGIVTVYRLCAFLPLLGILTIFLPSQEKSRLPE
- a CDS encoding IS5 family transposase (programmed frameshift), yielding MRPAYRRHDISDQAWALLEPHLPGQPGQWGRIAKDNRTFINAVFWILRTGAPWRDLLPEYGKWGSVHQRFIRWRDKGIWERLLEILIDEPDFEWLLIDASHIKIHPHAAGARGGNQGMGRTKGGFNSKIHLAVDANGMPVRCLVTSGTVADCTQASRLMDGISPRHLVADRGYDSNAILDHAKSRNIIPVIPPKRNRKVQTDYDRQIYQKRHLVENVFLYLKRWRGIATRYAKNLATFAAAVQVRCISLWLNALTTLK